In Halofilum ochraceum, a single genomic region encodes these proteins:
- a CDS encoding creatininase family protein, whose translation MTVRTYDWATLSHDALSGLDLSGAVAVLPLGATEQHGAHLPLSTDTDLAEGLFDAALERLTAEVTVLRLPAIAIGASAEHADRAGTLSVPAETLAQTLRSIGAGVAAAGVRRLVLLNAHGGNLAAMDIAALDLRQAHGMFVVKLHYPRLQIGPVDLPAAELAQGIHGGAVETAMMLHLHPGRVDRAAFPAVDAPAPGITASPGRVAPNGEAPWAWLAGDLDASGIAGDPRLADAALGERLVTGYGAAIADVLTEIASMDWPTDG comes from the coding sequence ATGACCGTCAGGACTTACGACTGGGCTACTCTGAGCCATGACGCTTTATCCGGACTGGACTTGTCCGGTGCGGTGGCGGTGTTGCCGCTCGGCGCGACCGAGCAGCACGGGGCGCATCTGCCGCTCTCCACGGATACCGACCTCGCCGAGGGCCTGTTCGACGCGGCGCTGGAACGGCTGACGGCTGAGGTCACGGTTCTGCGCCTGCCGGCCATCGCCATCGGCGCCAGCGCGGAACACGCGGATCGCGCCGGCACGCTGTCCGTGCCGGCGGAGACCCTCGCGCAGACCCTGCGCTCGATCGGTGCCGGGGTGGCCGCTGCCGGGGTGCGGCGTCTGGTGCTGCTGAACGCGCACGGCGGCAACCTCGCCGCGATGGACATCGCCGCGCTGGATCTGCGGCAGGCGCACGGGATGTTCGTGGTGAAGCTGCATTACCCACGGCTGCAGATCGGCCCCGTCGATCTCCCGGCGGCGGAGCTTGCGCAGGGCATCCATGGCGGGGCGGTGGAGACGGCGATGATGCTGCATCTGCACCCCGGGCGCGTGGATCGGGCGGCGTTCCCGGCGGTGGATGCGCCTGCACCGGGTATCACGGCGAGCCCCGGGCGCGTCGCGCCGAATGGCGAAGCGCCCTGGGCCTGGCTGGCCGGTGATCTCGACGCCTCCGGCATCGCCGGCGATCCGCGGCTGGCCGATGCCGCTCTCGGTGAGCGGCTCGTGACGGGGTATGGGGCGGCGATCGCCGATGTCCTCACCGAAATCGCCTCCATGGACTGGCCCACTGACGGGTGA